In Capsicum annuum cultivar UCD-10X-F1 chromosome 11, UCD10Xv1.1, whole genome shotgun sequence, one genomic interval encodes:
- the LOC107856248 gene encoding probable WRKY transcription factor 75: MENYPPLFPSSLSSHEFSLMNKKRSNTHAKEVLLFQGKNNGFLGLMASMETPSGVTNSFEDDVMKSCKKKGEKKIKKPRYAFQTRSQVDILDDGYRWRKYGQKAVKNNKFPRSYYRCTHQGCNVKKQVQRLSKDEGVVVTTYEGMHSHPIDKSTDNFEQILSQMQVYASF; encoded by the exons ATGGAGAATTACCCACCACTATTTCCATCATCATTATCGTCTCATGAGTTTTCATTAATGAATAAGAAGAGGAGTAATACTCATGCAAAAGAGGTTTTATTATTCCAAGGAAAGAACAACGGGTTCTTGGGGCTAATGGCAAGCATGGAAACTCCGAGCGGTGTAACAAATAGTTTTGAGGACGATGTGATGAAATCGTGTAAGAAGAAGGGAGAGAAGAAGATTAAGAAACCAAGGTACGCTTTCCAAACAAGGAGCCAAGTGGATATTCTTGATGACGGTTATAGATGGAGGAAATATGGACAGAAGGCTGTCAAGAACAACAAATTCCCAAG GAGCTACTACCGATGCACGCATCAAGGATGTAACGTGAAGAAACAAGTACAAAGGTTGTCCAAGGATGAAGGAGTAGTGGTAACTACTTATGAAGGCATGCATTCACATCCCATTGACAAGTCTACCGATAACTTTGAGCAGATTTTGAGTCAGATGCAAGTCTATGCTTCcttctaa